Proteins encoded together in one Vitis vinifera cultivar Pinot Noir 40024 chromosome 4, ASM3070453v1 window:
- the LOC100250858 gene encoding serine/threonine protein phosphatase 2A 57 kDa regulatory subunit B' kappa isoform yields the protein MLKQILSRLPRKALKAESGDLVRTDTGTPRSSSGSPGSRPTSAKKTSSVFPTNAVAGVEPSAAFNDVPIAEKLNLFVSKLNLCCTVFDFNDPSKNSIEKDVKRQTLIELVDFMVSGPPRFTEPVIAAMCKMCATNLFRVFPPNYRSNSLGGENDDDEPTFDPAWSHLQLVYDLLLKFVTSSCLDAKVAKKYIDHSFVLRLLDLFDTEDPRERECLKTVLHRIYGKFMVHRPFIRKSMSNIFYRFVFETERNNGIAEMLEIFGSVISGFALPLKEEHKIFLWRALIPLHKPKSVGVYFQQLSYCVTQFIEKEPKLASSVIKGLLRYWPITNSQKEVMFLGELEEILEAINMVEFQKIMVPLFWRIGCCINSFHFQVAERALFLWNNDQIVNLIAHNRQVLIPVIFPALERNAQSHWNQAVLNLSLNVRKMLSEMDDELFLACHARFKEEESRLNLEAQKRKETWEQLENEASLQPVSGNTAVLVTPLATSITC from the exons ATGCTGAAGCAAATTCTCAGTAGGTTGCCACGGAAGGCATTGAAAGCCGAATCCGGTGACTTGGTGCGAACCGACACCGGCACGCCACGGTCGAGCAGTGGGAGCCCGGGGTCTCGACCAACCAGTGCAAAGAAGACATCTTCGGTTTTTCCGACAAATGCTGTAGCTGGAGTTGAGCCCTCAGCGGCATTCAACGATGTGCCAATTGCAGAGAAATTGAATCTTTTTGTGAGTAAATTGAATCTTTGCTGCACAGTTTTCGATTTCAATGACCCAAGTAAGAATTCTATAGAGAAGGACGTCAAACGTCAAACGTTGATAGAACTTGTTGATTTTATGGTTTCGGGGCCTCCTAGGTTTACGGAACCTGTGATTGCCGCAATGTGTAAAATGTGTGCTACTAACCTTTTTAGGGTTTTCCCCCCTAATTATCGATCTAATTCTCTTGGTGGTGAGAATGATGATGACGAACCAACATTCGATCCGGCGTGGTCGCATTTACAACTTGTGTATGATTTATTGCTTAAATTTGTTACTTCATCGTGTCTGGATGCGAAGGTAGCCAAAAAGTATATAGACCATTCATTTGTCTTGAGGTTGCTCGACCTGTTTGATACCGAGGACCCAAGAGAAAGAGAatgtttgaaaactgttctgcATAGGATTTATGGCAAGTTCATGGTTCACAGGCCTTTTATCAGGAAGTCCATGAGCAATATATTCTATCGTTTTGTGTTTGAGACAGAACGAAATAATGGTATTGCTGAGATGCTGGAGATTTTTGGGAGTGTAATTAGTGGGTTTGCATTACCTCTGAAGGAGGAGCACAAGATCTTCCTGTGGAGAGCTTTGATTCCTCTGCACAAGCCAAAATCTGTGGGAGTTTATTTTCAGCAATTGTCCTACTGTGTTACACAATTTATAGAGAAGGAGCCAAAGTTAGCCAGCAGCGTGATAAAGGGTTTGTTGAGATACTGGCCAATAACAAATAGCCAGAAGGAAGTAATGTTTCTGGGTGAGTTAGAAGAGATACTAGAAGCAATTAACATGGTGGAATTCCAAAAGATCATGGTTCCATTATTCTGGCGGATTGGATGCTGCATCAACAGTTTCCATTTTCAG GTGGCCGAAAGGGCCCTTTTCTTATGGAACAATGATCAGATTGTAAACCTGATTGCACATAACCGACAAGTTCTCATTCCAGTTATATTCCCGGCTTTAGAAAGAAATGCCCAAAGCCATTGGAATCAAGCAGTGCTCAACTTATCTCTAAATGTGAGAAAGATGTTATCAGAGATGGATGATGAACTATTCTTAGCCTGCCATGCCCGGTTTAAGGAGGAAGAAAGCAGGCTAAACCTGGAAGCACAAAAGCGGAAGGAGACATGGGAGCAACTAGAGAATGAAGCCAGCCTTCAGCCAGTGAGTGGAAACACTGCTGTTCTAGTAACTCCTTTAGCAACCTCGATTACTTGTTAA
- the LOC100245718 gene encoding E3 ubiquitin-protein ligase At1g63170, whose translation MAIPSLELHSKSQSDIYPLLMEQPGNQIDTEHIIDITRSGDASSSNSSNDGPSTSLDQLQHDDRPASSARVPISQPSFSSSNVSNSRNSFRRRADARRRRSPLNSGLWISIELALTVSQIIASVVVLSLSRHEHPHAPLFTWIVGYASGCVATLPILYWRFRHRNQGHEQESAQSRQVSFHSNLPGGPTFSLSVTGTSEEEDRQPSVPATRNSQSVRRLSARLKVLVEYFKMALDCFFAVWFVVGNVWIFGGHSSSSEAPNLYRLCIVFLTFSCIGYAMPFILCATICCCLPCIISILGFREDLTQTRGATSESINALPTYKFKLKKNRNGDDREGNSGAGEGGVVAAGTERERVISGEDAVCCICLAKYANNDELRELPCSHFFHKECVDKWLKINALCPLCKREVGESFLGSLSGLSIN comes from the exons ATGGCCATTCCCTCACTGGAACTACATAGTAAAAGTCAAAGTGATATTTACCCATTATTAATGGAGCAACCAGGAAATCAAATTGATACTGAGCACATCATTGACATAACAAGGAGTGGTGATGCTTCCTCATCTAATTCATCCAATGATGGACCTTCAACTAGCTTGGACCAGTTGCAGCATGACGATAGACCCGCAAGTAGTGCGAGGGTCCCTATTTCTCAaccttcattttcttcctccAATGTATCAAACTCCAGAAATTCCTTCAGAAGAAGAGCAGATGCCCGCCGTCGTAGGAGTCCATTGAATTCTGGGTTATGGATTTCTATCGAACTAGCTCTGACTGTGAGTCAGATTATTGCATCTGttgttgttttatctttgtCACGGCATGAGCACCCACATGCTCCATTGTTTACATGGATTGTGGGATATGCATCTGGATGTGTTGCAACCCTCCCTATTCTCTATTGGCGTTTTCGTCATCGCAACCAGGGTCATGAGCAAGAGTCAGCTCAATCGCGGCAGGTTTCTTTTCACAGCAACCTCCCTGGAGGACCTACCTTTTCCCTTTCAGTTACTGGCACCTCAGAAGAAGAAGATCGCCAACCCTCTGTTCCAGCCACGAGAAACAGTCAAAGTGTAAGGAGATTAAGTGCAAG ACTAAAGGTTCTGGTGGAATACTTCAAGATGGCTCTGGATTGCTTCTTTGCTGTTTGGTTTGTGGTAGGAAACGTGTGGATCTTTGGAGGGCACTCCTCATCCTCTGAGGCTCCCAACTTGTACAG GTTATGTATAGTCTTTCTTACCTTTAGCTGTATCGGATATGCCATGCCGTTCATTCTATGTGCTACAATCTGCTGCTGCCTCCCTTGTATAATTTCCATCCTTGGCTTTAGAGAGGATCTGACACAGACTAGAGGAGCCACATCAGAATCAATAAATGCTCTTCCAACCTACAAGTTCAAgctgaaaaaaaatagaaatggcGATGATAGAGAAGGCAATTCAGGTGCGGGCGAAGGTGGGGTTGTAGCAGCTGGAACAGAAAGGGAGCGGGTGATCTCTGGAGAAGATGCA GTATGCTGTATTTGCTTGGCAAAGTATGCAAACAACGACGAGCTTCGGGAGCTGCCATGTTCTCACTTCTTCCACAAGGAGTGTGTGGATAAATGGCTGAAGATCAATGCTCTATGTCCCCTCTGCAAGCGTGAGGTCGGTGAGAGCTTTTTAGGTTCACTCTCAGGGTTAAGTATCAACTAG